GACGGCCCTGGTGCGCTGGAAGCCCCGGCGTGACCTGTCGATCGAGGGCGGCTACGCACGCAAGACCCGTTCCCCCAACCTGTATGAGCGGTATGCCTGGGGCCAGTCCGCCATGGTCAGCAGCATGATCAACTGGTTTGGCGACGGGAACGGCTACGTGGGCAACCCCGACCTGAAGCCCGAGGTCGCCAATACCGCCTCCATCACCGCTGACTGGCATGACCCTGATGGCGACAGGTGGGACCTGAAGATCCAGCCCTATTACACCTACACCCATAACTACGTGAACGCGCAGCGGCTGGCCGCCGCCAGCAACGGCTTCTACACGCTGGGCTTCGTCAACCATAACGCGCAGAGCTATGGTATAAACGGGTCGGGCAACTACAGGTTGTGGAACACTCCCCATTTCGGCCGGGGCGAGATCGTGGCAAATATAAGCTGGGTGCGCGGGCAGGACCTGACCAATGGCGCGGGGCTGTACCACCAGATGCCCACCAACGGCAGTGTTGCCGTGCATGAGACATGGAAGAACTGGACCGGCCGGGTGGAGATGACCTTCGTAAAGGCCAAGGACACGGTGGACTGGGTGCGCAATGAACCCCGTACCCCCGGCTATGCGCTGCTTGGCCTTGGCGGACAGTACCACTGGCGTTACGTGACGCTGGATGCCAGCATCGACAACGTGCTGAACCAGAAATACGAACTGCCGCTGGGTGGCTGGTCACTGGCGGATGATGCCGCCACCGGCACCCTGCGCGCCCTGCCCGGCATGGGCCGGTCGTTCAATGTCAGCCTGACGGCCAATTTCTAGAGCACTTCCACTGAACTCTGGCTCAGTGGAATTGCTCCAACTCATTGTTTATGGAGCATCTTCACCAGTTTGAATGTACCCATTCAAACTGGATCTGCTCTGGACGACTGCAAAAAAGCGGCCCGCAGGACGGGCCGCAAACCATAAAGGAAGCTTTTTTCAAAAAGTGTCCTGAGACGCCGCCTTTTTGAAAAAAGGCGGCCCCCGGAAACTTTTATCATTTTTCAGGCGGTGGAGAAAAATGGACTACGGCTCCGCACCCGTGGAGCCGGGCACGACCACGGGCGCCGCATCATCATGAACCGGCCTGCGGCCCGGGGCCACGCGCCGGAACCAGGCCACCACCGGCCGCAGGCAGATGCACAGCATGATCAGTGCGGCCACGTCCGCCGCCGCGGCTGCCCCCTCCAGATGCCACGCCATGGTCATACCATAGACCAGCGGCAGGTAGGTCAGGGTGACGATGATGCGCCCCCTGAGCACCTGCGAAACCTGACCGATCACTGTCAGCAGCGGCTCCAGCGGCACGACGCCCAGCCCCAGTATCGCACTGCCCAGCATGAGCATGATCAGGGAACGCCCGCCATGCCAGTGCACGTGCAGCATCCATGTCAGCAGGATGTTGCCCAGCGCCATCGCAACACCCATCAGCACGATGGAGAACCCCCCGATCATGAGGAAGAGCTTGAGCACGACGCGCTTGATGCCATACCAGTCCTGTTTTTCGCGCAGGCGGATCAGTTCGGGGTACAACGCGGGCATCATGAGCTGGGCGGGCTTGGCAATCCCCTCGCCAATCTGGCGGGAAACACGGTAGACGGCGGCATCAGCCGGTCCCAGCACGCCCCCCACCAGCAGCGTGCCAAACTGGTTGAAGACCGAACCCAGAAGGTGGTTGCAACTGGTCGAGAGCGTAAAGCGCCATATGCCCGGCGCATCGCCCGGACGCAGCCGGGCAAACAGGCTGAAACCCGACGTGCCACCAGAACGCCGTACAAGCATGCAGCCCAGTGCGGTACTGCTGATGAACATGACAAGCTGGGTCATGCTCCAGACCAGAAGGTAATAGTCCAGCCCGAAATGGTGAAAAAAACCGATACCCGAACCGACCGTGCGCACCAGCGCGCCCGACAGGTCGGTCAGCATGGTCAGCCAGAAGGAATTGCACAGCCGGAACACCCCGGCCGACCAGCTTGTGTTCATGAACGCGATGGTCAGCATGTACAGCATCGCCGCCCCCTGGTCCGCCGCGGGCCAGCCCATGTAGGTGCCAAACAGCACCACCCCCACCGTGCCGACCAGCCAGCCCACGCCACCGCTCAGGTAATCGGCCCGGATGCAGAACGCCAGCACGCGCGAGAATTCGGCCCGCCTGCCATTGGTGAACGGGTCGGTCCCATAATGCAGCAGCGGCTGCCATGACAGCAGATGCGTGGCGGAAGACACCGCGGCCCCGAACGTGGTGACCAGCATGAGCACGCCGAACTGCTGCAGTCCCAGCGCCCGCACGGCCCATGCCACATACACGAAACTGCAGATCGCATTGGTCGCGCGCCCGGCGATCAGGAAGCCGGTATTGCCAAAGATACGCTTTAGCGCATCCCGTTCATCAGTGGACATGGGCTGTCACACGTACAAAAACCCACGCACAGGCCGGACCCGGACGCGTTTCCTCAAAACAACAGGCGAAAACGATGGCGCAGGCTCCCTTGCTGAAGACGGATGCGGGCCGGACCCGACAGACGCGGCCCACGGCGTCCGGCATCAAGGACGCCGCGCCCCACATGGGTCACTTTAATGCGCTCCGGCTGCCGGGGCTAGTCCCTGCCATGCATGTATTGCAACTGAGATGCAACTGGCGACGCCGCCAGCGCCCAGCCGATGGCCATGAGCATCCACCCCGCCGTCGGCTGGGTGAGCAATGAACTATTGGACTGGACCGGCCAGAAAACCAGCGCCGCCGTCACCCCCAGCATCAGCCGCTGCGGCTCGCGCGCCGCCACCAGCCCCCGCCACACGGGCAACAGGCAGCATGCGGCCAGGGCGGCAAACAGACCCATTGCGGGCAGTCCCCCCATCGTGCCCATAAGCAGGTAGAAGTTGTGCGGATGCAGGTTGCAGCCCACGGCCCCTCCATGCGCTCCCTCGGCAATACCCAGCCATGGCAGGCCATGGAAATAGGCCGGATCGGGGCAGGCATGGCGGAAGCCATCGAACCCCAGCCCGGACCATGGATGGTGCGCGATCATGACCCCCGCGCGGATGAACAGCATGCCGTACGGGCTGTCGGCAAAGTCATGCATATGGGCCATGAAATTCACGACCAGCTTGGCATAGGCCTGCGGGGCCAG
This portion of the Komagataeibacter sp. FNDCF1 genome encodes:
- a CDS encoding lipopolysaccharide biosynthesis protein, with protein sequence MSTDERDALKRIFGNTGFLIAGRATNAICSFVYVAWAVRALGLQQFGVLMLVTTFGAAVSSATHLLSWQPLLHYGTDPFTNGRRAEFSRVLAFCIRADYLSGGVGWLVGTVGVVLFGTYMGWPAADQGAAMLYMLTIAFMNTSWSAGVFRLCNSFWLTMLTDLSGALVRTVGSGIGFFHHFGLDYYLLVWSMTQLVMFISSTALGCMLVRRSGGTSGFSLFARLRPGDAPGIWRFTLSTSCNHLLGSVFNQFGTLLVGGVLGPADAAVYRVSRQIGEGIAKPAQLMMPALYPELIRLREKQDWYGIKRVVLKLFLMIGGFSIVLMGVAMALGNILLTWMLHVHWHGGRSLIMLMLGSAILGLGVVPLEPLLTVIGQVSQVLRGRIIVTLTYLPLVYGMTMAWHLEGAAAAADVAALIMLCICLRPVVAWFRRVAPGRRPVHDDAAPVVVPGSTGAEP